A single window of Nocardia sp. NBC_01327 DNA harbors:
- a CDS encoding heavy metal translocating P-type ATPase, with the protein MSAPAPERSIELEIGGMTCASCASRIEKKLNRIDGVTATVNYATEKAKVNFPESVSPDDLIAKVVDTGYTAAVHSTEPVKPTDTEGDSAVSATRQLRHRLLVTLALAVPVVAMAMIPALQFTNWQWLSLTLTAPIVVWGGAQFHRAAWVNAKHGAATMDTLISLGTLAAFSWSVYALFFGDAGMAGMKHPFSFAIVRGDSSSALYFEVAATLITAILAGRYFETRSKEKAGSALRALLELGAKDVAVLRNGVETRIPVGELRVGEEFLVRPGEKIATDGVVVQGNSALDMSMLTGESVPVEVGPGDPVVGATVNAGGLLTVRASRVGADTQLAQMASLVEEAQNGKAPVQRLADRVAGVFVPIVIAIAIAALGFWLGTGAAVSTAFGAAVAVLIIACPCALGLATPTALLVGTGRGAQLGILIKGPQVLESTRRIDTVVLDKTGTVTTGRMSLAEAIPSAGVEADELLAVAAAVEHGSEHPVAKAVVAGAAARGLDTEQVQQFVSHGGKGVQGLVGDRAVVIGRTELLDDWSIRLPEALAQAKTRAEQAGGTAVVVAWDGVARGVLVITDAVKPTSAQAISEMRALGLTPILLTGDNAATARTVADQVGIDEVIAEVLPSDKLDVVKRLQAEGKVVAMVGDGVNDAAALAQADLGLAMGTGTDVAIQAADLTLVRDDLRSVPTAIKLSRATLRTIKSNLFWAFGYNVAAIPLAAAGLLNPMLAGAAMALSSVFVVSNSLRLRRFRG; encoded by the coding sequence ATGAGCGCACCGGCACCGGAGCGGTCGATCGAGCTGGAAATCGGCGGGATGACCTGCGCCTCCTGCGCGTCTCGAATCGAGAAGAAGCTCAATAGGATCGACGGCGTCACAGCCACGGTGAACTACGCCACCGAGAAGGCGAAGGTCAATTTCCCGGAGTCGGTGAGCCCGGACGATCTGATCGCCAAGGTGGTCGATACCGGGTACACCGCCGCCGTGCACAGTACGGAGCCGGTGAAACCCACTGATACCGAAGGTGATTCGGCTGTCAGCGCCACCCGGCAGCTGCGGCACCGCCTGCTGGTGACACTCGCGCTGGCCGTCCCCGTGGTCGCCATGGCCATGATCCCGGCCCTGCAGTTCACCAATTGGCAGTGGCTCTCGCTGACGCTGACCGCACCCATCGTGGTGTGGGGCGGCGCGCAATTCCACCGTGCCGCCTGGGTGAATGCCAAGCACGGCGCGGCCACCATGGACACGCTGATCTCGCTGGGCACCCTTGCCGCCTTCAGCTGGTCGGTGTACGCGCTGTTCTTCGGCGATGCGGGCATGGCCGGTATGAAACACCCGTTCAGCTTTGCCATTGTGCGCGGTGACTCGTCCTCCGCCCTCTACTTCGAGGTGGCGGCGACGCTGATCACGGCCATTCTGGCAGGACGCTATTTCGAGACCCGGTCGAAGGAGAAGGCCGGATCCGCACTGCGGGCCCTGCTGGAGCTGGGCGCGAAAGATGTTGCGGTACTGCGCAATGGTGTCGAGACCCGGATTCCGGTGGGCGAACTGCGGGTCGGCGAGGAGTTCCTCGTCCGCCCCGGCGAGAAGATCGCCACCGACGGTGTTGTGGTGCAGGGCAATTCGGCGCTGGATATGAGCATGCTCACCGGTGAATCGGTGCCGGTCGAGGTCGGCCCCGGCGATCCTGTGGTCGGTGCGACCGTGAACGCGGGCGGTCTGCTGACCGTGCGTGCCTCCCGGGTCGGCGCGGATACCCAGCTGGCGCAGATGGCCTCACTCGTGGAGGAGGCGCAGAACGGCAAGGCGCCCGTGCAGCGGCTCGCGGATCGGGTGGCCGGGGTGTTCGTGCCCATTGTCATCGCGATCGCCATTGCGGCACTGGGCTTCTGGCTCGGCACCGGCGCCGCGGTCTCGACCGCCTTCGGCGCGGCCGTGGCGGTGCTGATCATCGCCTGCCCGTGCGCCCTCGGCCTGGCCACGCCCACGGCACTGCTCGTGGGCACCGGCCGCGGCGCGCAGCTGGGCATTCTGATCAAGGGCCCGCAGGTGCTGGAGTCGACCCGCCGGATCGACACCGTGGTGCTGGACAAGACCGGCACCGTCACCACCGGCAGAATGAGTCTCGCCGAGGCGATTCCGAGCGCCGGCGTCGAGGCCGACGAGCTGCTGGCGGTCGCGGCCGCGGTGGAGCACGGTTCCGAACATCCGGTCGCCAAGGCCGTGGTGGCGGGAGCGGCCGCACGCGGACTCGATACCGAACAGGTGCAGCAGTTCGTCAGCCACGGCGGCAAGGGCGTGCAGGGTCTGGTCGGCGACCGCGCGGTGGTCATCGGGCGCACCGAACTGCTCGACGACTGGTCGATCCGGCTGCCGGAAGCCTTGGCGCAGGCCAAGACTCGCGCCGAGCAGGCGGGCGGCACCGCCGTCGTGGTGGCCTGGGACGGGGTGGCACGCGGGGTGCTGGTCATTACCGATGCCGTCAAACCCACCAGCGCACAGGCGATCTCGGAAATGCGGGCGCTCGGGCTCACCCCGATCCTGCTGACCGGTGACAATGCCGCCACCGCCCGCACGGTCGCGGATCAGGTCGGCATCGACGAGGTCATCGCCGAGGTGCTGCCCAGCGACAAGCTGGATGTGGTGAAGCGGTTGCAGGCCGAGGGCAAGGTGGTCGCCATGGTCGGCGACGGCGTCAATGACGCGGCCGCGCTCGCCCAGGCCGATCTCGGCCTGGCCATGGGCACCGGAACCGATGTGGCCATCCAGGCCGCGGATCTGACCCTGGTGCGCGACGATCTGCGCTCGGTGCCGACGGCCATCAAACTGTCGCGGGCCACCCTGCGCACGATCAAGAGCAACTTGTTCTGGGCGTTCGGTTACAACGTGGCAGCCATCCCCCTGGCCGCCGCCGGACTGCTGAACCCCATGCTCGCCGGGGCCGCCATGGCGCTGTCCAGCGTCTTCGTGGTCAGCAACAGCCTGCGCCTGCGCCGCTTCCGCGGTTAG
- a CDS encoding LpqN/LpqT family lipoprotein codes for MTTIAEYLVAADIQIAPVERGSDGTPEVSIALSEDWQTIDAAMFPGAYSVFTRLPEDGWADNVVLLVGRLSKPVNAAELLESAFTDARQLPQWQELGAEIGDYQGYPSAAVTGTYAMDTLVLWVHTRYVVVPVGTDEFLIQLTVTAKADQISSEAGILGGLEIRV; via the coding sequence GTGACCACCATTGCCGAGTACCTGGTCGCAGCGGATATTCAGATCGCGCCCGTGGAGCGCGGGAGCGACGGGACGCCCGAGGTCTCGATCGCGCTGTCGGAGGATTGGCAGACGATCGACGCGGCCATGTTCCCGGGTGCGTACAGCGTCTTCACGCGGCTGCCCGAAGACGGCTGGGCCGACAATGTGGTGCTGCTGGTGGGCCGGCTGTCGAAGCCGGTGAATGCCGCGGAATTGCTGGAATCGGCATTCACCGATGCGCGGCAATTGCCGCAGTGGCAGGAACTCGGCGCGGAAATCGGTGACTACCAGGGTTATCCGTCGGCGGCGGTGACCGGCACCTACGCCATGGACACCCTCGTGCTGTGGGTGCACACCCGCTATGTCGTCGTGCCGGTCGGGACCGACGAGTTCCTCATCCAGCTCACCGTCACGGCCAAGGCCGATCAGATCAGTTCGGAGGCCGGCATTCTCGGCGGCCTGGAAATCCGCGTCTAG